From a region of the Synchiropus splendidus isolate RoL2022-P1 chromosome 12, RoL_Sspl_1.0, whole genome shotgun sequence genome:
- the LOC128768348 gene encoding dynein regulatory complex protein 9-like: MCKCAKRLSKQVDIQALKMEKRKKLEEKLQEQQLKRTQFETNKAESDLEKKRELLKDQLQQQAEVHEAKKKYLHYRHEELQQLQLDWQQRTDMMLHEVEHQLNEVNCKRAITLDKLAELKRTFREMEEVVLEDRKEQEKLRRQQEENMAATKIQAWWRGVMSRRGLGKKADKKKGKKKGEGKKKKK; the protein is encoded by the exons ATGTGCAAATGCGCCAAAAGACTCAGCAAACAAGTGGATATTCAAGCAttgaagatggagaagaggaagaagctggaggagaaactccaagagcagcagctgaagaggaCGCAGTTTGAGACGAATAAAGCTGAAAGTGACCTTGAAAAGAAGCGTGAG CTGCTGAAGGACCAGTTGCAGCAGCAGGCTGAAGTTCATGAAGCAAAGAAGAAATATCTGCATTATCGACATGAG gagcttcagcagctgcagctggactgGCAGCAGAGGACGGACATGATGCTGCATGAGGTGGAGCACCAACTCAACGAAGTGAACTGCAAACGGGCCATCACACTGGACAAGCTGGCGGAGCTAAAGAGGACG TTCAGGGAGATGGAAGAGGTGGTGCTGGAAGACAGAaaggagcaggagaagctgcgccgccagcaggaagagaacatggcTGCCACCAAG ATCCAGGCATGGTGGAGAGGTGTCATGTCCCGCAGAGGCTTGGGCAAAAAGGCAGACAAAAAGAAGGGCAAGAAAAAGGGagaagggaagaagaagaagaaatag